A single genomic interval of candidate division TA06 bacterium harbors:
- the tig gene encoding trigger factor: protein MKVELKEPKVWQRVFEIEVPGEQVRAAIEELYLDYSRNAKIPGFRPGKVPRTVLEARFGKGIEAEAIERLVPESYEKALVDHKIVPINRAEISDLDFTSDRSIKFKATFEVLPPVTIKQYKGLPATKRLRKISGLDVDREIEYLQGLYAEYKQTDNPAKDGDRLIIDFVPVSGLDNPEKSKGQNYPVDLGTPQVLPEFNKNLVGTKAGVIKDITVKYPDDYQGGGLAGKEAVFKVTVKEVREKHLPVLDDEFAKKVSEYQTLAELKEKIKNGLESRSNSEAAEGVRVQVLQKMIEDNPMELPQSLVKSELEKMVADAKERHHHQHKHQDGKECQDCPDDAKLKEQYQPIAEWKIKEELLLAEVARQEKIVASEAELEEAFADLARYYRKTTEEIKATFSSSQDRLDDLKDRIAVTKAGKLVAEAAAVKEEFIEGPK, encoded by the coding sequence TTGAAGGTCGAGTTAAAGGAACCAAAGGTTTGGCAGCGCGTTTTTGAGATCGAGGTGCCGGGCGAGCAGGTCAGGGCCGCCATCGAAGAACTTTATCTGGATTACAGCCGCAATGCCAAGATCCCCGGGTTCCGCCCGGGCAAGGTCCCGCGCACCGTGCTGGAGGCCCGTTTCGGCAAGGGTATCGAGGCCGAGGCCATCGAGCGGCTGGTGCCGGAATCCTACGAAAAGGCCCTGGTGGACCACAAGATCGTGCCCATCAACCGGGCCGAGATCTCGGACCTGGACTTCACTTCCGACCGGAGCATCAAGTTCAAGGCCACTTTTGAAGTGCTGCCCCCGGTGACCATAAAGCAGTATAAGGGCTTGCCGGCCACCAAGCGTCTGCGCAAGATATCCGGCCTGGATGTGGACCGGGAGATAGAGTACCTGCAGGGGCTGTATGCCGAATACAAACAGACCGATAACCCGGCCAAGGACGGCGACCGGCTGATCATAGATTTCGTTCCGGTTTCCGGCCTGGACAACCCAGAAAAATCCAAGGGCCAGAACTATCCGGTGGATCTGGGCACGCCCCAGGTACTGCCGGAGTTCAACAAGAACCTGGTCGGGACCAAAGCCGGGGTCATAAAGGATATCACCGTCAAGTACCCCGACGATTACCAGGGCGGCGGATTGGCCGGCAAGGAAGCGGTGTTCAAGGTCACGGTCAAGGAGGTGCGGGAAAAGCACCTGCCGGTGCTGGATGACGAATTTGCCAAAAAGGTCAGCGAGTACCAGACACTGGCCGAGCTGAAGGAAAAGATCAAGAACGGGCTGGAGTCCCGCTCCAACTCCGAGGCCGCCGAGGGGGTGAGGGTCCAGGTGCTGCAGAAAATGATAGAGGACAACCCGATGGAACTGCCCCAGTCGCTGGTCAAGAGTGAACTGGAGAAGATGGTGGCCGATGCCAAGGAGCGCCACCACCACCAGCATAAGCACCAGGACGGCAAGGAATGCCAGGACTGTCCCGATGACGCCAAGCTGAAGGAACAGTACCAGCCCATAGCCGAGTGGAAGATAAAGGAGGAGCTGCTGCTGGCTGAGGTGGCCCGGCAGGAGAAGATAGTGGCTTCAGAGGCAGAGCTGGAAGAAGCCTTTGCCGACCTGGCCCGCTATTACCGGAAAACAACCGAGGAGATCAAGGCCACCTTCAGCTCCAGCCAGGACCGGCTGGACGACCTGAAGGACCGGATAGCGGTGACCAAGGCCGGCAAACTGGTGGCCGAAGCGGCCGCGGTCAAGGAAGAATTCATCGAGGGGCCCAAGTAG
- a CDS encoding MFS transporter, whose amino-acid sequence MLKEKTPSLWNRNFLLLWQGQLVSSLGDNFYAIALGFWVLEKTGSTGLMGTLMAVSTLPRVLISPFAGVWVDRVERRKLLIVMDVLRGLASAGVGLAAWAGMLEIWMVFAAGIVLSICGSFFNPAVSSAIPDIVPPEQIVQANSVFSLAYNGTAIIGTAGGGFLYQALKAPLMFLFDGISYVISAVAILFMKIPAVKHQAHKLSFFEDMKGGLLFVKKFSGLKYSFVIFGVLNFFANIGFFLVLPMFQKIPYLGAAKYGIVMGVLTGGSFLGYFMTSVIKIPINKRFLVFYLGALMSAACMALFPVHMNMIYMSVMAALIGMSIAVVNALISAVMQITVPAEMRGKVFGLLGTMAGSLTPIAFAAGGWLGEIFPLRPLMTSCFILTFTAFFVLIFVPSVIRFFNFDPAKQTLEEIM is encoded by the coding sequence ATGCTGAAAGAAAAAACGCCATCCCTCTGGAACCGCAATTTCCTCCTCCTCTGGCAGGGACAGCTGGTCTCCTCGCTGGGCGACAATTTTTACGCCATAGCCCTGGGCTTCTGGGTGCTGGAGAAGACCGGTTCCACCGGCCTGATGGGGACCCTGATGGCCGTCTCCACTTTGCCCCGGGTGCTGATCTCGCCCTTTGCCGGGGTGTGGGTGGACCGGGTCGAGCGCAGGAAACTTCTGATCGTTATGGATGTCCTACGGGGACTGGCCTCAGCCGGGGTGGGACTGGCAGCCTGGGCCGGGATGCTGGAGATATGGATGGTCTTCGCCGCCGGGATAGTCTTAAGCATCTGCGGGTCTTTTTTCAACCCGGCTGTCAGCTCGGCCATTCCGGACATCGTGCCGCCGGAGCAGATCGTCCAGGCCAATTCGGTGTTCAGCCTGGCCTACAACGGCACCGCCATCATCGGTACCGCCGGGGGCGGATTTCTGTACCAGGCGCTTAAGGCTCCGCTGATGTTCCTGTTCGACGGGATATCTTATGTCATTTCCGCAGTGGCCATACTATTCATGAAGATCCCGGCAGTAAAGCACCAGGCTCACAAACTAAGTTTTTTTGAGGATATGAAGGGAGGTTTGCTGTTCGTAAAAAAATTCAGCGGGCTCAAATATTCTTTTGTGATCTTCGGGGTGCTGAATTTCTTCGCCAATATCGGGTTTTTCCTGGTGCTGCCGATGTTCCAGAAGATCCCCTACCTGGGTGCGGCTAAATACGGCATAGTGATGGGAGTGCTGACCGGGGGGTCCTTTTTGGGCTATTTTATGACATCGGTCATAAAAATTCCCATCAATAAAAGATTCCTGGTCTTCTACCTGGGAGCATTGATGAGCGCGGCATGCATGGCGCTGTTCCCGGTGCACATGAACATGATATACATGTCGGTGATGGCGGCTCTGATCGGTATGTCCATAGCGGTGGTCAACGCCCTGATCAGCGCGGTGATGCAGATCACCGTGCCGGCCGAGATGCGGGGCAAGGTCTTCGGCCTGCTGGGAACCATGGCCGGCAGCCTGACTCCCATAGCTTTTGCGGCTGGCGGCTGGCTGGGCGAGATATTCCCGTTAAGACCATTGATGACCAGCTGCTTCATCCTGACCTTTACGGCCTTCTTCGTGTTGATCTTTGTGCCCTCGGTCATCAGGTTCTTCAACTTTGACCCGGCCAAGCAGACCTTGGAAGAGATAATGTGA
- a CDS encoding carbohydrate binding family 9 domain-containing protein produces the protein MLLLLVKASVSVAQAPSLRAVRVEQAPVLDGKLDDSCWQNAGMTGEFYLLLPTPGGAVTQPTRIYLCHDDQNLYIGAYMHEDQPDRIQASCNQRDGEVYLDDCLEVTIDTYNDKSNAYYFAVNPQSTRTDGRIIDEGRTVDANWDCRWQARASIGSAGWAVEMAIPFGELRFNKADTMSWGINFYRLERPHWETSSWARIDNWCRVSQYGQLAGMTIDPKIKRFELLPFGLSQYQHGTDSLKFRAGLDFKYGITSDLNLNATYLPDFGQIEADQFRFNLSYQQGQELFLAEKRPFFMEGASILYTPIKLFYTRRMNEIEAGAKLYGKIGRAELLCLDVQTKDNGQNFSLLRAKHPLLGQAFAGITATNQQKGGNYSRSAGLDLNLPLYGPLQLTVQTARSANQGITGDEWAGVAEFKSETALNFWEARFFRSGPEFWVSQGFIETVDIDRWGSHFEGYHKFPLSGTFQYLDAGGKWIRKQELGDRMTNNEVGLWTNIVTTGKYRFGLNGGRSFERYGQEEFANKMGVLEFETNVGGMTGIALSYGAGELYNDNFRQATMGLIFLPLSNLTVYPSIFAVRQGSNEWQWISNTRISCQITSRLFARVFIRTSTTSGTPAQRYFQLEDVEDLNSNILLGCEVRPGSMLYLVYNHPRNLITDEFDHYFLAKFSYSIRF, from the coding sequence ATGTTGCTGTTACTTGTTAAGGCATCAGTTTCCGTTGCCCAAGCCCCCAGCCTCAGGGCGGTCCGGGTTGAACAGGCCCCAGTTTTGGACGGCAAGCTTGACGACTCATGCTGGCAGAACGCCGGAATGACCGGAGAGTTCTATCTTTTATTGCCCACACCGGGCGGCGCCGTTACCCAGCCTACCAGGATATACCTTTGCCACGACGACCAGAACCTGTACATCGGCGCCTACATGCATGAGGACCAGCCTGACAGAATACAGGCCTCCTGTAACCAGCGGGACGGAGAGGTATATCTGGATGACTGTCTGGAAGTGACCATCGATACTTATAATGACAAGAGCAATGCCTACTATTTTGCCGTCAATCCTCAGAGCACCAGAACCGACGGCAGGATAATTGACGAGGGCCGGACCGTGGATGCCAACTGGGACTGCCGCTGGCAGGCCCGGGCGTCAATTGGTTCAGCCGGTTGGGCGGTGGAAATGGCCATTCCGTTCGGAGAACTGCGTTTTAACAAAGCCGATACCATGTCCTGGGGAATAAACTTTTACCGGCTGGAACGGCCCCACTGGGAAACCTCCAGCTGGGCCAGGATCGACAACTGGTGCCGTGTTTCCCAGTACGGCCAGCTGGCGGGAATGACCATCGACCCGAAAATTAAACGTTTTGAGCTGCTGCCTTTTGGCTTGTCCCAGTACCAGCATGGCACCGATTCGCTCAAATTCCGGGCCGGCTTGGATTTTAAGTATGGCATTACATCGGATCTAAACCTTAACGCCACCTACCTGCCTGATTTCGGGCAGATAGAGGCCGACCAGTTCCGGTTCAATCTTTCCTACCAGCAGGGGCAGGAGCTTTTCCTGGCCGAAAAAAGGCCGTTCTTCATGGAGGGCGCCAGCATATTGTATACGCCGATCAAGCTTTTCTATACCCGCCGGATGAACGAGATAGAGGCCGGGGCCAAGCTTTACGGCAAGATCGGACGGGCCGAACTTCTCTGCCTGGACGTCCAGACAAAGGATAACGGCCAGAATTTCTCCCTGCTGCGGGCCAAACACCCGTTATTAGGGCAAGCCTTTGCCGGGATCACGGCTACCAATCAGCAGAAGGGAGGCAATTACAGCCGGTCAGCCGGGCTGGACCTGAACCTTCCTCTCTACGGTCCGCTGCAACTGACCGTTCAGACCGCCAGATCCGCCAATCAGGGAATTACCGGTGATGAATGGGCCGGAGTGGCGGAGTTCAAATCAGAAACGGCATTGAACTTTTGGGAAGCAAGGTTCTTCCGGTCCGGGCCTGAATTTTGGGTATCCCAGGGATTCATAGAAACAGTGGACATTGATCGGTGGGGATCGCACTTTGAGGGGTACCATAAATTCCCGTTGAGCGGGACATTCCAGTATCTAGATGCGGGCGGCAAATGGATCCGCAAACAGGAGTTGGGTGACCGGATGACCAATAACGAGGTGGGTCTGTGGACCAATATTGTTACCACCGGCAAATACCGCTTCGGTCTGAACGGCGGACGTTCTTTTGAGCGGTACGGACAGGAGGAGTTTGCAAACAAGATGGGCGTCCTGGAATTCGAGACCAACGTTGGCGGTATGACCGGGATCGCCTTGTCATATGGCGCGGGAGAACTGTACAATGACAATTTCCGGCAGGCTACCATGGGGCTGATCTTTTTGCCGCTTTCCAACCTGACGGTGTACCCCTCAATTTTCGCCGTCAGGCAGGGAAGCAATGAATGGCAGTGGATCTCCAACACCAGAATATCCTGCCAGATAACCTCCAGGCTGTTTGCCCGGGTGTTCATCAGGACCAGCACCACCTCCGGGACCCCGGCTCAAAGATATTTTCAATTAGAGGATGTGGAAGATCTCAATTCAAATATCCTGCTGGGTTGTGAAGTGCGTCCCGGATCCATGCTGTATCTGGTCTATAACCATCCCCGTAACCTTATCACGGATGAGTTCGATCACTATTTTCTGGCAAAGTTCAGTTATTCGATCAGATTCTAA
- a CDS encoding HD domain-containing protein, with protein sequence MYLSSEIIKAINSSGRLYEVGGAVRDRIRFALDDSGSIDQESFSQFQPEEVDYLVTGIPMDELTRLLKQFGRVELVGRSFGVIKYKLQIADCKFKTFDIALPRREQSTGPGHRDFAVEYDPNIPVEQDLGRRDFTVNAMALQLQTANCKLQNSELIDPYDGLQDVKDKLIRMVSPNAFAEDPLRMLRACQFAARLGFSVEEKTFKSIRKNAKLITTVSPERIQQELNKMLMSDQPSIGLWLMQRSGLLKILLPELEQGVDVTQPGGFHRYKVFEHSIKTADFAPKTLELRLAALLHDAAKPQCREIVEGGAHFYGHDKLGAKMAGEILARLKYSGQITSRVTGLIAKHMFAVPETGKGLRRLISKTGLEGLEDLIGLRRADILAQGMEGDTGYLESFKQAVKEELGKKPAFSLKDLKIDGNDLMKELDLAPGPEMGRILKQLFEMVLENPKNNRKTFLLKEARRLAGQP encoded by the coding sequence ATGTACCTTTCTTCGGAAATAATTAAAGCCATTAACTCCTCCGGCCGGCTTTACGAGGTGGGCGGGGCGGTGCGCGACCGCATCCGCTTTGCCCTTGATGATTCGGGCAGCATAGACCAGGAGAGCTTTTCCCAATTCCAGCCGGAAGAGGTGGATTATCTGGTCACCGGCATTCCGATGGACGAGCTGACCAGACTGCTAAAGCAATTCGGCCGGGTGGAACTGGTGGGACGGTCATTTGGCGTGATCAAATATAAATTGCAGATTGCAGATTGCAAATTCAAGACGTTTGACATTGCCCTGCCGCGCCGGGAGCAAAGCACCGGACCGGGTCACCGGGATTTTGCGGTGGAGTATGACCCAAATATTCCGGTGGAGCAGGATCTGGGGCGGAGGGACTTTACCGTCAACGCCATGGCGCTGCAACTGCAAACTGCAAACTGCAAACTGCAGAATTCGGAATTGATAGATCCATATGATGGACTTCAGGATGTCAAGGACAAACTGATCCGGATGGTCTCGCCGAATGCCTTTGCCGAGGACCCCCTGCGGATGCTGCGAGCCTGTCAGTTCGCCGCCCGGCTGGGGTTCTCGGTCGAGGAAAAGACCTTCAAGTCCATCAGGAAGAACGCCAAACTTATCACTACCGTTTCCCCTGAGCGGATCCAGCAGGAGCTGAACAAGATGCTGATGTCCGATCAGCCATCCATCGGCCTGTGGCTGATGCAGCGCAGCGGCCTGCTCAAAATATTGCTGCCCGAGCTGGAACAGGGGGTGGATGTCACCCAGCCAGGAGGCTTTCACCGCTACAAAGTTTTTGAACACTCCATCAAAACCGCGGACTTCGCTCCCAAAACTCTGGAACTGCGTTTGGCGGCCCTGCTGCATGACGCGGCCAAGCCCCAATGCCGGGAGATCGTGGAAGGCGGGGCCCATTTTTACGGCCACGACAAACTGGGGGCAAAAATGGCCGGAGAGATCCTGGCCCGGTTGAAATACTCCGGTCAGATCACCTCCCGGGTCACCGGGCTTATCGCCAAACACATGTTCGCCGTGCCGGAGACCGGCAAGGGATTAAGGCGGCTGATATCCAAGACCGGCCTGGAGGGCCTGGAAGACCTGATCGGGCTGCGCCGGGCCGACATCCTGGCCCAGGGCATGGAGGGCGATACGGGTTACCTGGAATCCTTCAAACAGGCCGTCAAAGAGGAACTCGGCAAAAAACCGGCCTTTTCCCTCAAGGACCTGAAAATTGACGGGAACGACCTGATGAAGGAACTGGACCTTGCCCCGGGGCCGGAAATGGGGCGGATATTGAAACAGCTTTTTGAAATGGTGCTGGAGAATCCCAAAAACAACCGCAAAACCTTTCTTTTAAAAGAAGCCCGGCGGCTGGCCGGCCAACCTTGA
- a CDS encoding DUF4159 domain-containing protein, translating to MRITIFISLFIVLLAGCLFAGPIDIARLKYGGGGDWYNDPEEETNLLKEFSASTGVSVNAGKVSFSAADDDLFMHPFLFITGHGEIKFTAREVERLRLFLTSGGFLYADDDYGMDVSFRRELKRVFPESELQELPPDHPLFTCYYDLSAGLPKIHEHEKGRPKAYGLFYQGRLVVFYTFNTNISDGWTNDHNDPPETREQAVKVGINILWYALTRP from the coding sequence ATGCGCATTACCATTTTCATATCCCTTTTCATCGTGCTTTTGGCGGGCTGTCTGTTTGCCGGGCCGATAGACATCGCCCGCCTGAAATACGGCGGAGGCGGCGACTGGTACAACGATCCCGAGGAGGAGACCAATCTGCTGAAAGAGTTCTCGGCCAGCACCGGGGTCAGCGTCAATGCAGGGAAGGTCTCGTTTTCGGCCGCCGATGACGACCTGTTCATGCACCCCTTCCTGTTCATCACCGGGCACGGGGAGATAAAGTTTACCGCCCGCGAAGTGGAGCGGCTGAGGCTGTTTTTGACCTCGGGCGGCTTTCTCTACGCCGACGACGACTACGGGATGGATGTTTCCTTCCGCCGGGAGCTGAAGCGGGTGTTCCCGGAATCTGAACTGCAGGAACTTCCGCCGGATCATCCGTTGTTCACCTGCTACTACGACCTCTCCGCCGGACTGCCCAAGATCCACGAACACGAAAAGGGGCGGCCCAAAGCCTACGGATTATTTTACCAGGGGCGGCTGGTGGTCTTTTACACTTTCAACACAAATATTTCAGATGGCTGGACCAACGACCACAACGACCCGCCCGAGACCAGGGAACAGGCGGTCAAGGTGGGGATAAATATATTGTGGTACGCGCTGACCAGGCCGTGA
- a CDS encoding DUF4070 domain-containing protein has translation MKALLVYPEYPDTFWSFKHALKFILKKANVPPLGLLTVAALLPKDWTLKLADLNLEKLKEKDIAWADLVLISAMDAQRPSVRRIVKLCRKHGVKTVAGGPLFSANPQDFPDIDHLVLKEAEITLLLFLSDLEKGCPQHIYDTDQWADLERSPRPLWELADARKYSSMNLQYSRGCPYNCDFCDISLLYGRVPRAKSAGQITGELEALYKMGWRGGAFIVDDNFVGNKARLKTEVLPRIITWMEEHKHPFTFITQASIEMTDDDELLSLMARAGFDQVFVGIETPDEDSLKECGKYQNRDRDLIASVKKIQGYGIQVHAGFIVGFDSDPKSIFDTQIKFIQQSGIATAMVSLLNVLPKTKLYWRLRDQNRLTTAFSGDNTDFNLNFIPKMGPDQLLDGYKKIVSTVYSPRNYYRRLRIFLREYQPVRVQKPRFSFSRLAAFASSIVVLGVWGRERFQYWGLVFWTLFKRPKLFPTAITLTIYGYHFRKVFNC, from the coding sequence ATGAAAGCCCTCCTCGTCTACCCGGAGTATCCGGACACCTTCTGGAGTTTTAAGCATGCCTTAAAATTCATCCTTAAAAAGGCCAATGTCCCGCCCCTGGGGCTACTGACAGTGGCCGCCCTGTTGCCCAAGGACTGGACACTTAAGCTGGCGGACCTCAACCTGGAAAAACTGAAAGAAAAGGACATTGCTTGGGCCGATCTGGTGCTGATCAGCGCCATGGACGCCCAGCGGCCCTCGGTCCGGCGGATAGTGAAATTGTGCAGGAAGCACGGAGTAAAAACAGTGGCCGGCGGCCCGCTGTTCTCGGCCAACCCCCAGGATTTTCCCGATATCGACCACCTGGTGCTGAAGGAGGCGGAGATCACCCTGCTCCTTTTCCTGTCCGATCTGGAGAAAGGCTGTCCCCAGCATATCTATGACACCGACCAGTGGGCCGACCTGGAAAGATCGCCCCGTCCCTTGTGGGAACTGGCCGACGCCAGAAAATATTCCTCCATGAACCTCCAGTATTCCCGGGGCTGCCCCTATAACTGCGATTTCTGCGACATCTCACTGCTTTACGGCCGGGTGCCCCGTGCCAAGAGTGCCGGGCAGATCACCGGCGAACTGGAGGCCCTTTACAAGATGGGATGGAGGGGAGGGGCCTTCATAGTGGACGACAACTTCGTGGGCAACAAGGCCCGTCTGAAGACCGAGGTGCTGCCCCGGATCATCACCTGGATGGAGGAGCACAAGCATCCATTCACGTTCATCACCCAGGCCTCCATAGAGATGACCGACGACGATGAACTGCTGTCTCTGATGGCCCGGGCCGGATTCGACCAGGTGTTCGTGGGCATAGAGACCCCGGACGAGGACAGCCTGAAGGAATGCGGGAAGTACCAGAACAGGGACCGGGACCTGATCGCCAGCGTAAAAAAGATACAGGGCTACGGCATCCAGGTCCACGCCGGGTTCATCGTGGGCTTCGACAGCGACCCCAAGAGCATCTTTGACACCCAGATAAAGTTCATTCAGCAGAGCGGGATCGCCACCGCCATGGTCAGCCTGCTAAACGTTCTTCCCAAGACCAAACTTTACTGGCGGCTCAGAGACCAGAACCGTCTGACCACGGCCTTCTCCGGGGACAACACCGATTTTAACCTGAATTTCATCCCCAAGATGGGCCCGGACCAACTGCTGGATGGTTACAAAAAGATAGTCAGCACCGTTTACTCGCCCCGGAACTATTACCGGAGGCTCAGGATCTTTTTGAGGGAATACCAACCGGTGAGGGTGCAGAAGCCCAGGTTCAGCTTCTCCCGGCTGGCTGCCTTTGCTAGTTCCATCGTGGTGCTGGGAGTGTGGGGAAGGGAGCGTTTTCAGTACTGGGGACTGGTATTCTGGACCCTGTTTAAAAGGCCGAAACTGTTTCCCACCGCCATCACCTTGACCATCTACGGTTACCATTTCCGGAAAGTGTTCAACTGCTGA
- a CDS encoding MFS transporter — translation MKDEQIQIKSRNIPIMYATTAIGGMLFFLPVLALYFQSKLYTATNVALVFSIEAICLVLFEVPTGAVADLFGRKRTLILSRVADLSGLAFLYFARSMPMFVGYAVFNALARSLSSGTESAIIYDTLKEEGREQDYKKIIGINYALWPLGASAGSIIGGYLAKDSLQLPVLWTFVPVTMALAGCFFLTEPRYQRVEHRNILKHMKDAFRTISGNKQLLVLISASLVMMSLGETIHYLNPLYFKFKLIPIQHFGYISALTYGLSSLGHYLSHNFAKRLGDKVSLIIITLISPILTLAATFAGGWGTVVLFTLPSICFGLKNPVIDHLLNKEISSGQRATIISANSFASQLGIAAAAPLFGFIAQTFNINRAVQAGSLVLMAVPLMLLLLKGKE, via the coding sequence ATGAAAGACGAACAGATCCAAATCAAATCGCGCAACATTCCCATCATGTATGCCACTACGGCCATAGGCGGGATGCTGTTCTTTCTGCCGGTGCTGGCCTTGTATTTCCAAAGTAAATTATACACCGCCACCAATGTGGCCCTGGTATTTTCCATCGAAGCCATCTGCCTGGTTTTGTTCGAAGTTCCCACCGGCGCAGTGGCCGACCTGTTCGGCCGTAAAAGGACGCTCATTCTCAGCCGGGTGGCCGATCTGTCGGGTTTGGCCTTCCTCTATTTTGCCAGGTCCATGCCGATGTTCGTTGGTTATGCTGTTTTTAACGCCCTGGCCCGCAGCCTTTCCAGCGGGACGGAAAGCGCTATTATCTATGACACATTAAAGGAAGAAGGCAGGGAACAGGATTATAAAAAGATAATCGGTATCAATTACGCCCTTTGGCCTTTGGGCGCTTCGGCCGGCTCGATAATCGGGGGATACCTGGCCAAAGATTCACTGCAACTTCCAGTACTCTGGACATTTGTTCCGGTAACAATGGCCTTGGCGGGATGTTTTTTTTTGACGGAACCCCGGTATCAAAGGGTGGAACATCGGAACATTTTAAAGCATATGAAAGACGCGTTCAGGACCATTTCCGGGAACAAACAGTTACTAGTGCTGATCTCGGCTTCCCTGGTCATGATGTCGCTGGGGGAAACGATACATTACCTGAATCCATTGTACTTCAAATTCAAATTGATACCCATACAGCATTTCGGTTATATCTCAGCGCTTACCTACGGGCTTTCATCGCTGGGGCATTATCTTTCGCACAATTTTGCCAAGCGGCTGGGAGACAAAGTATCTTTGATCATCATAACGTTGATATCCCCCATCCTGACGCTGGCCGCCACCTTTGCCGGAGGCTGGGGTACGGTGGTCTTGTTCACCCTGCCATCGATCTGCTTCGGACTGAAGAACCCGGTGATAGACCATCTGTTGAACAAAGAGATATCATCCGGCCAAAGGGCCACGATCATCTCCGCCAATAGTTTTGCCAGCCAGCTGGGGATTGCGGCGGCGGCCCCGTTGTTCGGGTTCATTGCCCAGACCTTTAACATCAACCGGGCGGTCCAAGCCGGTTCCTTAGTGCTGATGGCGGTTCCCTTGATGCTGCTGCTATTGAAGGGCAAGGAATAA
- the clpP gene encoding ATP-dependent Clp endopeptidase proteolytic subunit ClpP, translating to MSLVPFVIEQSGRGERAYDIYSRLLKDRIIFIGSPIDDVVANLIIAQLLFLEAEDPEKDIQFYINSPGGSVTSGMAIYDTIQYIKSDVVTICMGMAASMGALLLAAGAKGKRFALPNSRIMIHQPLGGVQGQATDIDIHAKEILLIREKLNGILAHHTGQSVERIAKDTDRNFWMSSDEAKEYGIIDDIMKTRVHALKNEDKK from the coding sequence ATGAGCTTAGTCCCATTTGTGATCGAGCAGAGTGGCCGCGGCGAACGGGCCTACGACATCTATTCCCGGCTGCTAAAGGACCGGATCATCTTCATCGGCTCGCCCATCGACGACGTGGTGGCCAACCTGATCATCGCCCAGCTTCTGTTCCTGGAGGCCGAGGACCCGGAAAAAGACATCCAGTTCTACATCAACTCCCCCGGTGGGTCGGTCACCTCGGGCATGGCCATCTACGACACCATCCAGTACATCAAGTCCGACGTGGTCACCATCTGCATGGGGATGGCTGCCAGCATGGGGGCCCTGCTTCTGGCCGCAGGGGCCAAGGGCAAGCGCTTTGCCCTGCCCAATTCCCGGATCATGATCCACCAGCCGCTGGGCGGGGTCCAGGGCCAGGCCACCGACATCGACATCCACGCCAAGGAGATCCTTTTGATCCGGGAGAAGCTCAACGGCATACTGGCCCACCATACCGGGCAGTCGGTGGAGAGGATCGCCAAGGACACCGATCGGAACTTCTGGATGTCGTCCGACGAGGCCAAGGAGTACGGGATCATAGACGATATCATGAAGACCAGGGTCCATGCCCTGAAGAACGAGGATAAAAAGTAA